One region of Thermoflexus sp. genomic DNA includes:
- a CDS encoding RHS repeat-associated core domain-containing protein has protein sequence MGLTTRRLDGTVIAAFAYEVDAVGLWTGMTATYGWRNPLVVVERYTYDPLRRLTGVTDSEGFRETYGRLIPAQGDFTDLHNPYTFLGKEWDEGLGLYEFGVRLYDPWAGVWLTREPLPGDVWRPRTWHRYAYAFASPISYDDPYGMQTCGFNILTGEQECFGETTGMGWTPTFAWTPCHPPFRQPHPLRAPGCVSSARPISSRWPMGATRPGGPGGCFEVG, from the coding sequence ACGAGGTGGACGCGGTGGGCCTGTGGACGGGGATGACCGCCACCTACGGCTGGCGCAACCCGCTGGTGGTGGTGGAGCGCTACACCTACGACCCCCTGCGCCGCCTCACCGGTGTTACGGACAGCGAGGGCTTCCGGGAGACCTACGGTCGTCTCATTCCCGCTCAGGGCGACTTCACCGACCTGCACAACCCTTACACCTTTCTGGGGAAGGAATGGGACGAGGGCCTGGGCCTGTATGAATTCGGCGTTCGCCTTTATGATCCCTGGGCGGGGGTGTGGCTGACGCGGGAGCCGTTGCCGGGGGATGTGTGGCGGCCGCGGACGTGGCACCGCTACGCCTATGCGTTCGCCAGCCCCATCAGTTACGATGACCCGTATGGGATGCAGACCTGTGGGTTCAACATCCTCACCGGAGAGCAGGAGTGCTTCGGTGAGACAACGGGGATGGGGTGGACGCCCACTTTCGCGTGGACCCCCTGTCATCCTCCGTTCCGGCAGCCCCACCCCCTGCGGGCGCCTGGATGTGTCTCCTCAGCCCGGCCGATCTCTTCTCGCTGGCCTATGGGGGCTACCAGGCCTGGCGGGCCGGGCGGATGCTTCGAGGTGGGCTGA
- the rpsL gene encoding 30S ribosomal protein S12, with protein MPTINQLVRKGRKPKVRKSKSPALHWVYNSLTGERYWDPKGAPQRRGVCVVVRTMTPKKPNSALRKIARVRLTSGVEVTAYIPGEGHNLQEHSVVLVRGGRVKDLPGVRYHIIRGALDAAGVEKRRQGRSKYGAKRPKEQKGR; from the coding sequence ATGCCCACGATCAACCAGCTGGTCCGCAAGGGCCGCAAGCCGAAAGTTCGGAAAAGCAAGTCCCCTGCCCTGCATTGGGTGTATAACTCCCTGACCGGGGAGCGTTACTGGGATCCGAAGGGGGCTCCACAGCGCCGTGGGGTCTGTGTGGTGGTGCGCACCATGACGCCCAAGAAGCCCAACTCGGCGCTGCGGAAGATCGCCCGGGTTCGCCTCACCAGCGGGGTGGAGGTCACCGCTTACATCCCCGGCGAGGGCCATAATCTCCAGGAGCACTCGGTGGTTCTGGTGCGCGGGGGGCGTGTGAAGGATCTACCGGGGGTGCGCTATCACATCATCCGGGGCGCCCTGGATGCGGCGGGCGTGGAGAAGCGACGCCAGGGGCGCTCGAAATACGGCGCCAAGCGGCCTAAGGAGCAGAAGGGCCGGTGA
- a CDS encoding pseudouridine synthase → MRERLQKILARAGLGSRRECEELIRQGRVTVNRALAHLGMSADPERDEIRVDGRRIWIPPLTGFALYKPRGVLSDPMPGSGRPSVYDLVPPVKPLYVVGRLDARSEGLVLLINDGDLAHRLTHPRYEHPKVYQVLVEGHPDSETLERWRRGIFLEGQRTRPAKVQVIRYEGGQTWLLVEMREGKKRQIRRIAARLGHPVRRLIRIRIGPVTLGRLRPGQWRPLTPQELRQLRTMKPQAPKALPRLRAG, encoded by the coding sequence ATGCGCGAACGTCTTCAAAAGATCCTGGCGCGCGCGGGGTTAGGCTCCCGTCGGGAATGTGAAGAGCTGATCCGGCAGGGAAGGGTGACCGTGAACAGGGCCCTCGCCCATCTCGGGATGAGCGCGGATCCGGAGCGGGACGAGATCCGGGTAGATGGCCGCCGCATCTGGATCCCGCCTCTCACAGGCTTTGCGCTTTATAAGCCCCGGGGCGTGCTCTCGGATCCGATGCCGGGCTCCGGGAGGCCCAGCGTTTATGATCTGGTCCCACCGGTGAAACCGCTCTATGTCGTCGGACGCCTGGATGCGCGGAGCGAGGGGCTGGTCCTGCTCATCAACGATGGGGATCTGGCCCACCGATTAACCCATCCCCGCTATGAGCACCCGAAAGTTTATCAGGTCCTGGTAGAGGGGCACCCGGATTCCGAAACCCTGGAGCGCTGGCGACGGGGCATCTTCCTGGAGGGGCAGAGGACCCGGCCGGCGAAGGTGCAGGTCATCCGCTACGAGGGGGGTCAAACGTGGTTGCTCGTGGAGATGCGGGAAGGGAAAAAGCGCCAGATCCGGCGGATCGCGGCCCGACTGGGCCATCCGGTGCGGCGCCTGATCCGCATCCGCATCGGACCGGTGACACTGGGTCGTCTCAGGCCCGGCCAGTGGCGTCCCCTGACCCCCCAGGAGTTACGGCAACTTCGGACCATGAAGCCGCAGGCTCCGAAAGCCCTGCCACGTCTCCGAGCCGGATAA
- a CDS encoding polysaccharide deacetylase family protein — translation MGKITGPQWQRTRRRFISPILWVIILGGLIALTMRILSHASDAPAGAARGLLSIYAQAPLSADLLSTTASLRRSPAPPRTSIVEPSPARSPTPAPYPFFQEPLPHADGQARALRVPILMYHYISDPPAGADRFRLDLSVRPSMFEAHLQYLRQAGYETVSLSDLIFYLTQGRPLPPQPVVLTFDDGYRDAYEEAFPRLLRYGFHGTFFVLTGRADEGDPRYLSWEQIRQMSEAGMDIQLHGREHVPLSGRDNAFLFYHIIGGKQSIEAHTGRPVRFFAYPSSRYDRNLLRFLEGYSFWGAVTTAYGADERLENRFVWPRIRIRGTDDVKTLAWKLSLLKTTSSP, via the coding sequence ATGGGAAAGATAACGGGTCCCCAGTGGCAGCGAACGCGACGGCGGTTCATATCCCCGATCCTGTGGGTGATCATTCTCGGCGGGCTAATCGCCCTGACCATGCGGATCCTGAGCCATGCGAGCGATGCCCCGGCAGGGGCCGCTCGCGGGTTGCTTTCCATCTACGCCCAAGCTCCCCTCTCGGCCGATCTGCTTTCCACAACCGCATCTCTGAGGCGCTCCCCAGCGCCTCCCCGAACCTCGATCGTTGAGCCATCGCCGGCCAGGTCGCCTACTCCGGCGCCCTATCCGTTCTTTCAAGAGCCCCTGCCGCATGCCGATGGTCAGGCGCGGGCTCTCCGCGTGCCCATTCTGATGTATCACTACATCTCGGATCCTCCGGCCGGAGCCGATCGCTTCCGGCTGGATCTCTCCGTGCGGCCCTCCATGTTCGAAGCCCACCTTCAATATCTGCGCCAAGCGGGTTATGAAACAGTGTCCCTCAGCGATCTGATCTTCTATTTAACGCAGGGGCGCCCACTTCCGCCCCAACCGGTGGTGCTGACTTTCGATGATGGCTACCGGGATGCCTATGAGGAAGCGTTCCCCAGGCTTCTGCGCTATGGTTTCCATGGAACGTTCTTTGTTCTGACCGGTCGGGCCGATGAGGGAGATCCCCGCTATCTGTCCTGGGAACAGATCCGGCAGATGAGCGAAGCGGGAATGGATATCCAGCTCCATGGGCGAGAGCATGTCCCGCTGAGCGGGAGGGACAACGCCTTTCTCTTCTACCATATCATCGGCGGGAAACAGTCTATCGAGGCCCATACGGGCCGTCCGGTGCGTTTCTTCGCCTATCCCTCATCCCGCTATGACAGGAACCTGCTTCGGTTTCTGGAAGGATATTCCTTCTGGGGTGCGGTCACTACGGCCTACGGGGCGGACGAGCGCCTGGAGAACCGTTTCGTGTGGCCGCGGATTCGGATCCGCGGCACGGATGACGTGAAGACGCTGGCGTGGAAGTTAAGCCTTCTGAAAACCACGTCCTCTCCCTGA
- a CDS encoding phosphoribosyltransferase, whose translation MRREILSWGDVEALMDHLLPQLRGPFDALLMITRGGIVPGGMIAEALDIKYILTAAVRFPDAQDLSRVKLFTWPTFLQFPEDELLRGRRVLVVDDVWASGRTINTVRSRVEAAGGYPETAVLHYKPRESLFRHGPTYYAAVTDAYIIYPWELRRGIEGVRPMEPVDR comes from the coding sequence ATGCGGCGAGAAATCCTTTCATGGGGAGATGTGGAAGCCTTAATGGATCATCTGTTGCCTCAACTTCGAGGGCCTTTTGATGCCCTGCTCATGATCACCCGAGGGGGAATCGTGCCCGGGGGAATGATCGCAGAGGCCCTGGATATCAAATACATCCTGACGGCCGCTGTTCGTTTTCCGGACGCTCAGGACTTAAGTCGGGTCAAGCTCTTCACCTGGCCCACGTTCCTTCAGTTCCCTGAGGATGAACTGCTGCGCGGCCGTCGGGTGCTGGTCGTGGACGATGTCTGGGCCAGCGGGCGCACCATCAACACCGTTCGAAGCCGGGTGGAGGCAGCCGGGGGTTATCCGGAAACCGCAGTGCTCCATTACAAGCCCCGAGAATCGCTCTTCCGCCACGGCCCAACTTACTATGCCGCAGTGACGGATGCCTACATCATTTATCCATGGGAGCTGCGCCGGGGCATCGAGGGTGTCCGCCCCATGGAACCTGTGGATCGATAA